One region of Gossypium raimondii isolate GPD5lz chromosome 6, ASM2569854v1, whole genome shotgun sequence genomic DNA includes:
- the LOC105773763 gene encoding probable beta-1,3-galactosyltransferase 12, translating to MPLFSHRSSASSGSAGSAPLPSFYSAKPVKPSKPFSAFSSTRIPWPILVFSLLCLLIGLAGTLFALSAIRRNQPLPIFRCGTSEDTFRTFYSSSDSGKFGGDSYKGLVDRPKLLGFVGIQTGFESGERRSALRSTWFPSDPDGLLRLEQATGLGFRFVIGKSKDVKKMAMLEKEIEKYRDFMLIDVEEEYLKLPYKTLAFFKAAFKLFEADYYVKADDDIYLRPDRLATLLAKERSYSMTYIGCMKKGPVITDPKLKWYEKSGHLIGNEYFLHAYGPIYVLSAEVVVSLAAARNDSLRMFNNEDVTIGSWMLAMNVHHEDNRAICDPRCTPTSIAVWDIPRCSGLCNPASKLKELHKIGMCSKSPTLPPDDI from the exons ATGCCCCTCTTCTCTCACCGCTCCTCCGCCTCCAGCGGTTCCGCGGGATCCGCTCCGCTCCCTTCCTTCTACTCCGCCAAACCCGTCAAGCCCTCAAAGCCCTTTTCCGCCTTTTCCTCAACTCGAATTCCTTGGCCCATTCTCGTCTTTTCACTCCTCTGCCTCCTCATCGGTCTCGCCGGCACCCTCTTCGCCCTCTCCGCCATCCGCCGCAACCAACCCTTGCCCATCTTCCGTTGCGGTACATCCGAGGACACTTTCCGTACCTTTTACTCTTCCTCGGATTCCGGGAAGTTCGGCGGTGACAGTTACAAAGGCTTGGTTGATCGCCCCAAGCTTCTCGGGTTCGTCGGCATCCAAACCGGATTCGAATCAGGTGAACGCCGGTCCGCCCTTCGTAGCACCTGGTTTCCTTCCGACCCAGACGGCCTTTTGAG gctGGAGCAAGCTACCGGTCTAGGTTTTAGATTTGTGATAGGGAAATCAAAAGATGTGAAGAAAATGGCAATGCTGGAGAAAGAGATTGAAAAGTACAGAGATTTCATGCTCattgatgttgaagaagaatATCTTAAGCTCCCTTACAAAac ATTGGCATTCTTCAAAGCAGCTTTTAAGCTTTTTGAAGCAGATTATTATGTCAAAGCTGATGATGACATTTATTTGCGTCCAG ATCGTCTTGCGACTCTTCTAGCTAAGGAACGAAGCTATTCAATGACTTACATTGGGTGCATGAAGAAGGGACCGGTGATCACTGATCCTAAACTGAAATG GTATGAGAAATCAGGACATCTGATTGGAAATGAGTATTTCTTGCATGCTTATGGTCCTATCTATGTTCTCTCTGCAGAGGTGGTGGTTTCATTGGCAGCTGCTAGGAATGACAG TTTGAGGATGTTCAACAATGAGGATGTCACTATTGGATCATGGATGCTAGCTATGAACGTGCATCATGAAGATAACAGAGCAATATGTGATCCTAGATGTACTCCTACATCAATAGCAGTCTGGGATATTCCAAGATGCTCAG GTTTATGCAATCCAGCCAGCAAACTTAAGGAGCTTCACAAGATCGGAATGTGCTCCAAGAGCCCAACATTGCCACCTGATGACATATAA
- the LOC105773779 gene encoding zinc transporter 4, chloroplastic, with the protein MFIFEDILPLLRLDRLRSKSRLFPESFLQTITDSMSNTSCQSSELEICRDESAALKLKLIAIASILLAGVAGVAIPLIGKHRKFLRTDGSLFVAAKAFAAGVILATGFVHMLAGGTEALTNPCLPEYPWSKFPFPGFFAMVASLVTLLVDFVGTQYYERNQGLAKASTEEQVRVGSLDPDSDSGIVLVVETKDGNGKVFGEEEGGGMHIVGMHAHAAHHRHSHPHGQDGCDGLLRSRAHDHGHDDGHGHEHGGEDDDSDVRHVVVSQILELGIVSHSVIIGLSLGVSLSPCTIRPLIAALSFHQFFEGFALGGCISQAQFKTLSATIMACFFAITTPAGIGIGIAIASFYNHYSPAALIIEGVLDSLSAGILVYMALVDLIAADFLSKRMSCNFRLQVVSYFMLFLGAGLMASLAIWA; encoded by the exons ATGTTCATCTTTGAG gatATATTGCCGCTGCTCCGCCTTGATCGTTTGAGGTCGAAGAGTAGGCTTTTCCCAG AGTCCTTTTTGCAAACAATAACCGATTCAATGAGCAACACGAGCTGCCAATCCTCGGAGCTAGAGATTTGCCGTGACGAATCAGCGGCGTTGAAGTTAAAGCTGATAGCTATAGCCTCAATCCTCCTCGCCGGTGTGGCCGGGGTCGCTATTCCACTCATCGGGAAGCACCGTAAGTTCCTCCGTACAGATGGGAGCCTCTTTGTCGCCGCTAAGGCCTTTGCTGCCGGCGTGATTCTGGCCACGGGCTTCGTCCACATGCTCGCCGGTGGTACCGAAGCTCTCACAAATCCTTGCTTGCCGGAATACCCTTGGTCCAAATTCCCATTCCCGGGCTTCTTCGCCATGGTTGCCTCTTTGGTTACTTTGCTTGTTGATTTCGTGGGGACTCAGTATTATGAGAGGAATCAAGGTTTGGCTAAAGCAAGTACTGAAGAACAGGTTCGAGTGGGTTCGTTAGACCCGGATTCAGACTCTGGGATTGTACTAGTTGTGGAAACCAAGGATGGGAATGGGAAGGTTTTTGGGGAAGAGGAAGGTGGGGGAATGCACATCGTTGGGATGCATGCGCATGCAGCACATCATAGGCACAGTCATCCACATGGACAAGATGGCTGTGATGGCTTATTGAGGAGTCGTGCACATGATCATGGTCATGATGATGGACATGGGCATGAGCATGGAGGTGAGGATGATGATAGTGACGTGAGGCATGTCGTTGTTTCCCAG ATTTTGGAGCTTGGAATTGTATCACACTCGGTCATCATTGGCCTATCATTGGGTGTTTCCCTGAGTCCATGCACAATAAGGCCTCTAATTGCAGCACTATCATTTCATCAATTCTTTGAAGGGTTTGCACTCGGAGGGTGCATCTCCCAAGCTCAATTCAAAACCCTATCAGCCACAATCATGGCCTGTTTTTTCGCCATAACAACCCCAGCTGGAATTGGCATAGGGATCGCCATCGCATCGTTCTACAATCATTACAGCCCAGCAGCTCTGATTATTGAAGGAGTCCTAGATTCTTTATCCGCTGGAATTCTAGTTTACATGGCATTAGTAGATCTCATTGCTGCAGATTTTTTAAGTAAGAGGATGAGCTGCAATTTTAGACTTCAAGTAGTATCTTACTTCATGCTCTTCCTAGGAGCTGGTTTAATGGCTTCCCTTGCCATCTGGGCCTAA
- the LOC105773765 gene encoding 60S ribosomal protein L29-1 — protein MVKSKNHTAHNQSYKAHKNGIKKPKRHRHTSTKGMDSKFLRNQRYARKLNKKSGDSATKEE, from the exons ATGGTGAAGTCAAAGAACCACACTGCCCACAACCAATCTTACAAGGCTCACAAGAATGGCATCAAGAAACCCAAGAGGCACCGCCACACTTCCACCAAAGGG ATGGATTCCAAGTTCTTGAGGAACCAGAGGTATGCAAGGAAGCTCAACAAGAAGAGCGGTGATTCTGCCACTAAAGAAGAGtaa